The following are from one region of the Falco biarmicus isolate bFalBia1 chromosome 1, bFalBia1.pri, whole genome shotgun sequence genome:
- the LOC130142276 gene encoding inositol 1,4,5-trisphosphate receptor-interacting protein-like 1: MAAAIALILAILAMQPVQKGLHHRDTATDERMRQRKAYLDEQTTRVMQEVDRSRGTFLPALQQWPLWTVAGALVLLTSVCWLVRKMKLASGSRSEQDRKEDDREEEDLHGAHSGVSSMAVSTPPPMQELPDTCEALKELVGDLLKVCQILCKRSFMPELYPATGEEGAHETWSVHGNSITYRLPVFLWPPPGHSFTLEPDTTGQLPEEQPSIRVGLECVCLRQQLLGDTLCFLHHPEDQLPRDQRSPLLHTLCTHSCLDVEKIVCWTQMLVKTAWLLLPESRHCQLTLLPSSQSCRFQLTTASKMDICTEMIFAVWQDSQAEP; the protein is encoded by the coding sequence ATGGCTGCGGCAATCGCCCTCATCCTGGCTATACTGGCCATGCAGCCCGTGCAGAAGGGCCTTCACCACAGAGATACGGCCACGGACGAGCGGATGCGGCAGCGTAAGGCGTATCTGGATGAGCAGACGACTCGGGTGATGCAGGAGGTTGACCGGAGCAGGGGCACGTTCCTTCCCGCGTTGCAGCAGTGGCCGCTTTGGACTGTTGCGGGGGCCCTGGTGCTGCTCACTAGCGTCTGCTGGCTGGTCAGGAAAATGAAGCTTGCCTCTGGCAGCCGCAGTgagcaggacagaaaggaggatgacagggaggaggaagaccTCCATGGTGCACACAGCGGTGTCAGCTCTATGGCTGTGTCCACCCCACCGCCAATGCAGGAGCTGCCTGACACGTGCGAGGCCCTGAAGGAGCTGGTGGGTGACCTCCTTAAGGTCTGCCAGATACTGTGCAAGAGGAGTTTCATGCCAGAGCTGTACCCAGCCACTGGGGAGGAGGGTGCCCATGAAACCTGGAGTGTGCACGGGAACAGCATCACCTACCGCCTGCCTGTGTTCCTGTGGCCACCCCCCGGGCACTCTTTCACCCTGGAGCCGGACACCACGGGGCAGCTGCCAGAAGAGCAGCCCAGCATCCGTGTGGGGCTGGAGTGCGTGTGcttgaggcagcagctgctgggagacaCACTGTGCTTTCTCCACCACCCCGAGGACCAGCTGCCGAGGGACCAGAGGTCGCCCCTCCTCCACACCCTCTGCACACACTCCTGCCTAGACGTGGAGAAAATCGTCTGCTGGACCCAAATGCTAGTAAAAACAGCCTGGCTGCTTTTGCCTGAGTCGCGCCACTGCCAGCTAAcgctgctgccctcctcccagTCCTGCAGGTTCCAGCTGACAACCGCCTCCAAGATGGACATCTGCACTGAAATGATTTTTGCGGTGTGGCAGGACAGCCAGGCTGAGCCTTGA